The Candidatus Binatota bacterium nucleotide sequence ATTTTCACCAGTAGTGGTGGGCCGTGCAGGGATCGAACCTGCGACCCGCTGATTAAGAGTCAGCTGCTCTACCAACTGAGCTAACGGCCCGTACTCGTTGAACGTTGCTGTCTAGTGGGAACCGGCAGAAGAGGCAAGAAGCCGCGGATTTACATGCCGAGCTGTATTCGCGCGGCGGCCGACATCATCTCCATCGACCACGGCGGATCCCACACGAGGTACACCCTGACGTCGTCCAGACCGTCGACGGCAGAGACGGCGGTCTCTACCATGCCGGGCATGCTGCCGGCAACCGGGCAGCCGGGAGTCGTGAGCGTCATGCAGATGCGCACGCCCGTGCCCTCGGGGCCTTCGCGTATGTCGTATATCAGCCCGAGGTCGTAGAGGTTTACCGGGATCTCGGGATCGTAGACCGTGCGCAGCGCCTCTATGACCTCCTCGACCGCCGGGCCGGTGAGCTCGGGGCCTGCCAACTCGCCTGGCGGGGGCGCGAGCGACGCGGGGTCAACACCATTGTAGGGGTCGCCGCCTCCGTGGAAGTCGCCCAGGTCGGGTTCGCGGTCAAAGGGAGATTCGAATCCCCCGCGGCCCGAGTAGCCACCACCGGCACTCGATTCGGGCGCCACCGGCGGCTTGCCGGGATAGCCGCTGCTATCGGCCAGGCGTGTATCAGCAGCGCGCGTATCTGCAGCGCCGCCATCCGCTGCTGCGTCGTCGACCGACACTACAGCCTTAGCCAGTTCTTCGTCTTTCAATCGTTCTGCCATTTTTTCATCCCGCGCCGGCACCCGAACAGGGCTCCCGGCAATTACTACTCTGTCTTGGCCACCTCGCCGCCGCCGGCCAGCGCGTTCTCAAGCGTGTGCCAGGCCAGCGTGGCGCATTTTACTCTCAGCGGGTACTTTTTCACCCCTTCGAACACGGCCAACTTGCCCAGCTTACCGGCCTCATCATCAATCTGCTTACCCGTGAGCATCGCGTGCACCCGCGCAAATAAGTCCCGCGCTTCCTGCACGCTGCGACCCTTCAGCGCCTCGGTCATCAGCGAAGCCGACGAGGTAGATATGGCGCAGCCCTGGCCTTCGAACTTCAACTCTTCAACAACGCCGTCGTTTACCTTGAGATACAAGTGCACCTTGTCGCCGCACAGCGGGTTGTAGCCGTCGGCCTGGTGCGTAGCATCGTCCATGGCGCCAAAGTTTCGCGGACGGCGACCGTGGTCGAGTATCGTTTCCTGGTAGAGTTGCCTCAGGTCATCCATCGCCAAACAACTCCGTGAGTTTCAACAGCGCGTCGATGAGCCGGTCCACGTCGTCGTGATTGCTGTACAGCGCAAACGAGGCACGCGCGGTCGCGACCAGGCCCAGGCGTTCCATCAGGGGTTGGGTGCAGTGATGGCCGGCGCGTATTGCCACGCCGAAACTGTCGAGCACCGTACCTATGTCGTGCGGGTGCACTCCTTCGATCACGAAGCTGTGCGCGCCGGTTTTCTCAGCCGCCGTGCCAACGATACGCAACCCTGGTATTTCGCGCAGCCGGCCTTCGGCGTAGTCGAGCAGCTCGTGTTCGTGCGTGGCCACCCGCTCGATGCCCGCGCATTCGAGATAGTCGATGGCCGCACCCAGGCCGACCACTCCTGCCACGTTGGGCGTGCCGGCTTCGAATCGTGCCGGCGGATGGGCATAGGTGCTGCCCGAAAAACTCACCTGTTCGATCATGTCGCCCCCGCCCTGCCACGGTGGCATGGCTTCGAGCAACTCGGCGCGCCCGAACAGGGCTCCGATACCAGTGGGGCCGTAAACCTTGTGCCCCGAGAAGGCGAGAAAGTCGCAGTCGAGCTCCTGCACGTCCACCGCCAGGTGCGGCGTGGCCTGGGCGGCATCCACCAGTACCAGCGCGCCCGCGTCGTGGGCCAGGCGCACGACTTCGGCCACCGGGTTTATGCTCCCCAGTGTGTTCGAAACGTAGTTGAGAGCCACCATGCGCGTGCGCGGCGACAGCAAGTCGGCCAGGGCCTCCAGCTCAAGTTCGCCGGCGTCGTTGATGGGCGCCACCTTTACGACCGCGCCACTGCGCTGCGCCAGCATCTGCCAGGGCACGATGTTGCTGTGATGCTCAAGCTCGGTGATCAGTATCTCGTCACCCTCGCCCAGGTTGGCTCCGCCCCAGGCGTTGGCCACCAGGTTTATGGCCTCGGTGGTGCCACGGGTAAAGACTATCTCGTCCTTGCTGGCCGCGTTTATAAAAGCACGGACCTTTTCGCGCGCGGCCTCGAACGCCACGGTCGCCCGCTGGCTGAGCTCGTGCACTCCACGGTGCACGTTGGAGTTGTCGCGCTCGTAGTAGTTGGCAACAGCCTCGATGACCTGGCGGGGTTTGTGGGTGGTGGCTGCGTTGTCCAGGTAGGCCAGCGGGTAGCCGTTGACCTGCTGGTCAAGCGCGGGAAAGTCCGCGCGCAGATCTGCCAGCGACTGGCTGACCAGGCGCTCCACCGCCGCTTCGACCTCGTCGATCTTCTGTCCTGTAGTGCTCACGATTGCAGCTCGTTACTCCCGACATCCGTGCCGCCGGCCGCCAGCCTGCCAGCCACCAGCTTCTCAAGCTCGCCGAGCAGCTCGCCCTTCAAGACTCCCTGCAAGGCCTCGGTGGCAAAGGCGCGGGCCAGCAACGACGAAGCTTCGTCTACCGACAAGCCACGTTGCTGAAGGTAAAACAGGCTCCGCTCGTCGAGTTGCCCTGTGGTCGCGCCGTGCGTGCACGATACGTCGTCGTTGTAGATTTCGAGTTGAGGCCGCGAACTCGCGTGGGCCCCGTCCGAGAGCAGCAAGACGTCGTTGCGCTGCCCGGCCTTGCTCTGCGACGCGCCCTCGTGGACTACCACGCGACCGGTGAACACACCGCGGCCGTAGCCGTCGAGCACAGAGCGATAAAGTTGATCGGAGCTTCCACCCGGCTCAACATGATCAACAAGCGTATGAAAATCGGCGAGCCGTCGTCCTTTGACCAACGACAGGCCACGCAGCACGGTACGCGCACCCTGACCCTCCAGCCTCACCCTGACTTCGCAGCGCACCAGGCGTCCGCCGGTGACCAGCACCTGCGAGTTGTACTCGGCGCCCTGCTGCACACGGGCTTCTATGCGACCGAGATGCACGACTTCTTTCGATTCGTCCTGTAAGCGCAGGTGGGTCACGCGCGCGTCGCGCTCGAGCAACAATTCGGTCACCGGGTTGGTCACGGCCCTGCTCCGGCCCCCGTACTCGCTCTCCGCCTCTACGCCCACGTAGCGCTCGGTGAGATCGAGCGAACTCCCGGCACCGGCCACCACCAGCACGCGGGGGTGCGCGACGACCTCGTTACCGGTCGAAAAGAACACCAGCTCAACTGCTCGCTCGCAGGCGCAGCCATCGGGCACGAGCACCAGCGCACCGTCGCCAAACAAGCCGGTGTTGAGCTGGGTGATAACACTTTGGTGATCGGCCGCCCCGCCCAGGTGGCGTTCGAGCAGCGCCGCGTGTTCGCCGTTTGCCGGGCTATCGGCCAGGGCTGCGGCAAGGCCAATTACCCGGGCGCCCCCGCCAGCGCCGCCACCGACGCCCGCGCTCGAAAGCTCGGCCGACAAGCGGCCGTCGACAAAGAACGCCAGGTCTGCGCCGCGCTCGTGGGCGGCCCGTGCAAAGCCGGCCGCTAAATCGCCCGCGGCTTCGCCAGCTGCGAGCATCCTCGCCGGCTGCCAGTCGTGTTCGTCTAGTGCGCGCGTGGCCACCGAGGCGGTATACATCCAGTCTTCGTCGTGCACGCCCGGAAAGCCGTCCACGCGCAGGTCAACCATCGACGTGCGCTGCAGCTTTTCGAGCCACGCAGGCTCACTGCCGCCGCGGCCATCGCGCCACAACTGCATAAAATGCCTTACTGCGTGTTCGCCGGCCATTGAGTTCAGGCAGCCGAGGCCGCCGCCTCCTCTTCGAGCCAGCCGTAGCCGCGCTGCTCAACCTCGCGGGCCAGCTCGGCGCCGCCGCTGCGAACTATGCGCCCGCCCATGAGCACGTGCGTGCGGTCGGGCACTATGTAGTCGAGCAGGCGCTGGTAGTGAGTTATGACCAGCATGCCGCGTTCGGGAGTACGCAGGGCGTTTACTCCCGAGCCCACGGCCTTCAGCGCGTCAACGTCGAGGCCAGAGTCGGTCTCGTCGAGTATCGCGAGCCTGGGCTCGAGCATCGCCATCTGGAATATCTCGCAGCGTTTCTTTTCGCCGCCCGAAAAACCCTCGTTCAAGGAGCGATGCAGAAAGGCCTCGTCCATGCCCACCAGCTTGAGTTGCTCGCGGGCAATCTCAAGAAAATCCATGGCGTCGAGTTCGTCTTCGCCGCGATGACGACGGCCGGCGTTGACCGCTGCCTTGAGGAAGTAGCCGGTCGAGACGCCGGGAATTTCCACCGGGTACTGAAATGAAAGAAACACGCCTT carries:
- the sufC gene encoding Fe-S cluster assembly ATPase SufC, which translates into the protein MLSVKDLHVSVAGNRILNGLELELEAGQVHALMGPNGSGKSTLALLLAGHPAYKVEKGSVSYQGRDMLDMAADERAREGVFLSFQYPVEIPGVSTGYFLKAAVNAGRRHRGEDELDAMDFLEIAREQLKLVGMDEAFLHRSLNEGFSGGEKKRCEIFQMAMLEPRLAILDETDSGLDVDALKAVGSGVNALRTPERGMLVITHYQRLLDYIVPDRTHVLMGGRIVRSGGAELAREVEQRGYGWLEEEAAASAA
- a CDS encoding SUF system NifU family Fe-S cluster assembly protein; translated protein: MDDLRQLYQETILDHGRRPRNFGAMDDATHQADGYNPLCGDKVHLYLKVNDGVVEELKFEGQGCAISTSSASLMTEALKGRSVQEARDLFARVHAMLTGKQIDDEAGKLGKLAVFEGVKKYPLRVKCATLAWHTLENALAGGGEVAKTE
- a CDS encoding cysteine desulfurase → MDEVEAAVERLVSQSLADLRADFPALDQQVNGYPLAYLDNAATTHKPRQVIEAVANYYERDNSNVHRGVHELSQRATVAFEAAREKVRAFINAASKDEIVFTRGTTEAINLVANAWGGANLGEGDEILITELEHHSNIVPWQMLAQRSGAVVKVAPINDAGELELEALADLLSPRTRMVALNYVSNTLGSINPVAEVVRLAHDAGALVLVDAAQATPHLAVDVQELDCDFLAFSGHKVYGPTGIGALFGRAELLEAMPPWQGGGDMIEQVSFSGSTYAHPPARFEAGTPNVAGVVGLGAAIDYLECAGIERVATHEHELLDYAEGRLREIPGLRIVGTAAEKTGAHSFVIEGVHPHDIGTVLDSFGVAIRAGHHCTQPLMERLGLVATARASFALYSNHDDVDRLIDALLKLTELFGDG
- a CDS encoding DUF59 domain-containing protein; its protein translation is MAERLKDEELAKAVVSVDDAAADGGAADTRAADTRLADSSGYPGKPPVAPESSAGGGYSGRGGFESPFDREPDLGDFHGGGDPYNGVDPASLAPPPGELAGPELTGPAVEEVIEALRTVYDPEIPVNLYDLGLIYDIREGPEGTGVRICMTLTTPGCPVAGSMPGMVETAVSAVDGLDDVRVYLVWDPPWSMEMMSAAARIQLGM
- the sufD gene encoding Fe-S cluster assembly protein SufD, which produces MQLWRDGRGGSEPAWLEKLQRTSMVDLRVDGFPGVHDEDWMYTASVATRALDEHDWQPARMLAAGEAAGDLAAGFARAAHERGADLAFFVDGRLSAELSSAGVGGGAGGGARVIGLAAALADSPANGEHAALLERHLGGAADHQSVITQLNTGLFGDGALVLVPDGCACERAVELVFFSTGNEVVAHPRVLVVAGAGSSLDLTERYVGVEAESEYGGRSRAVTNPVTELLLERDARVTHLRLQDESKEVVHLGRIEARVQQGAEYNSQVLVTGGRLVRCEVRVRLEGQGARTVLRGLSLVKGRRLADFHTLVDHVEPGGSSDQLYRSVLDGYGRGVFTGRVVVHEGASQSKAGQRNDVLLLSDGAHASSRPQLEIYNDDVSCTHGATTGQLDERSLFYLQQRGLSVDEASSLLARAFATEALQGVLKGELLGELEKLVAGRLAAGGTDVGSNELQS